A window of Daphnia pulicaria isolate SC F1-1A chromosome 10, SC_F0-13Bv2, whole genome shotgun sequence contains these coding sequences:
- the LOC124313970 gene encoding uncharacterized protein LOC124313970 isoform X3 translates to MLPKTVRLAFLTVILPDEISVPDLLQLNSNTIAMLKNEFSRLLTDKQVSDIILSLLHKKDYRQAAQVIESLNFRINDGNPDLFLSLWNDQRFGFDGKRCNKDVQSFLRQGLRLLPSPDNWNNTLVKKYGFSLISALPPDILIRIRDRCAARTVLDWWLPQDYSEFGCDFPPDSSDSVISVQRVQLKLMMEVLGENISQWSTANISFYFSLFRRMSPRLLAMMNEQILNNSLSFLSQIRNWNNGQGYALVESLFTNSFRQRINGDRLSNITDRLMYLGPYLLPEFLVNNKNESAPALLLSVWASKIESLVHRGMSLPRMTASALLQYRLSGIAEKDVNNTFEELPLQFDATYLKVAPWKFWKMNLAPSHSTNKDIFQMLDADPLADSLSSGQINRLSQIAARVFRNSDGSWSMANTPAIYWGGANLSDYMSLSAKEILPLINKLTSVVANNLNGAQLGVIYTKLRDDQADLSSATNSAQIIKSMIPVPYLKSRYTLNQLQDLAADMPIDSIVRLTYAATKLDGTYNISIADLVRQPLLVPHLSPEHLNSIPVVDTADLMKAVSLSAQGPPVQMIMILQTRLRSYTRHKRHDVANTDVSLLENVWLSDYDIFPATVIADFSVIALKSISGMKKIELLRSLGRLYLNDYYTIPRYKRINILQQGIAAMVKDGNGRKLNEEDMAIIGNAVVDMEEARINNMTTGAFEIALPILQGNVKIFGGLSVRPCTTSDQRSAIRKSLKTFYGYPNAWNLGTVAVACCSLNTLSWRELESIRDDLFLEGCRSCNADAPPPFHLQILRQNLQAACQFELSSMELENDVRQGNELVAKKRAIAAFNTFAGDRVQVFGIQNQQLFVGNERRRLSCEAVVPSGSAAGFTVDQLISLSSDDIQDCLYELGHSPLNSDQGTALWNRVLQVYENDASRIPKNQLTRLGWILPSVDMESLDKFRMNDSDVLAALGAADFKISMEKMKVLSNRAVLEWEKDPETYTGQDLLILGRLLCGVNAPLIDRISPIAYLEASAYLGMLLRQPRCSDEVLSSLANKAIDFRVFGAPSNWTAAIVRNIGAVIGGLSPEQLRLIPANSLLGLTPSAVMSIPDNNFKAFKTQQIRNFPLAVAQTVLVRERQRYGLVDEMRDALNYVIYGSSENIENSSRRNTGSGIIFIIVITFVTVRRF, encoded by the exons ATGCTTCCCAAAACTGTACGCCTGGCATTCCTTACTGTGATTCTGCCCGATGAAATATCCGTTCCGGATTTGCTTCAGCTCAACTCAAACACCATAGCTATGCTGAAG AATGAGTTCAGTCGGTTGCTGACGGATAAACAAGTTTCTGACATCATTCTTAGCCTCTTACACAAGAAAGATTACCGTCAAGCGGCTCAAGTTATTGAAAGCTTAAACTTTCGCATTAATGACGGAAATCCTGATTTATTCTTGAGCTTGTGGAACGATCAGCGATTTGGCTTTGACGGCAAA CGCTGCAATAAAGATGTCCAGTCATTTCTCCGGCAGGGACTCAG GTTGTTACCATCGCCAGACAACTGGAATAATACGCTGGTGAAAAAATACGGGTTTAGTTTGATTTCTGCGTTACCGCCAGACATTCTGATCAGAATCCGCGATCGATGTGCTGCAAGAACGGT ATTGGATTGGTGGTTACCGCAAGACTATTCCGAGTTTGGCTGCGACTTTCCCCCAGACTCATCCGATTCGGTCATCAGTGTGCAG CGGgttcaattgaaattaatgATGGAAGTACTCGGGGAAAATATAAGCCAGTGGTCGACGGCCAATAtcagtttttacttttctttattccgCCGGATGAGTCCTCGTTTGCTAGCGATGATGAACGAACAAATTCTAAACAATtcactttcatttctttctcag atAAGAAACTGGAACAACGGACAAGGCTATGCTCTGGTTGAGAGTTTGTTTACCAACAGTTTCCGGCAGCGCATCAACGGTGATCGATTATCAAATATCACGGATCG GTTGATGTATTTGGGTCCGTACCTCCTACCCGAATTTTTGGTAAATAATAAGAACGAATCAGCTCCCGCGTTGTTACTCTCAGTTTGGGCAAGCAAAATTGAAAGTTTGGTCCATCGGGGGATGTCACTTCCCAGAATGACTGCTTCAGCGCTCCTTCAGTATCGTTTGTCCGGCATAGCAGAAAAGGACGTAAACAACACTTTCGAAGAACTGCCTCTACAATTTGACGCCACCTACCTGAAAGTTGCCCCAtggaaattttggaaaatgaatcTCGCTCCTTCTCATTCCACAAACAAGGACATTTTCCAGATGTTAGACGCCGATCCCTTGGCGGACAGTCTCTCTAGTGGCCAA atCAACCGATTGAGCCAAATTGCTGCTCGGGTATTCAGGAATAGCGACGGCAGCTGGAGCATGGCCAACACTCCTGCAATATATTGGGGTGGTGCTAATCTTTCTGATTACATGTCACTATCAGCCAAGGAGATCCTacctttaataaataaattgacgTCGGTAGTAGCTAATAACTTGAATGGTGCCCAGTTGGGGGTTATCTACACAAAG TTGAGAGACGACCAAGCCGATCTCTCGTCCGCAACAAATTCTGCCCAGATTATTAAATCAATGATTCCCGTTCCGTACTTGAAAAGTCGCTACACTTTGAATCAATTACAAGATCTCGCGGCAGACATGCCAATAGATTCCATCGTC AGGCTTACATACGCAGCAACTAAACTAGATGGGACATATAACATTTCCATTGCGGATTTAGTTCGCCAACCTCTTCTTGTTCCACATCTCAGTCCTGAACATCTCAACTCCATTCCAGTAGTGGACACTGCAGATTTAATGAAAGCTGTGAGTTTGAGTGCCCAGGGACCGCCGGTACAGATG ATCATGATTTTACAGACACGTCTGAGAAGTTATACCAG gcACAAGCGACACGATGTCGCAAACACCGATGTTAGTCTTCTAGAAAACGTTTGGTTATCAGATTACGACATTTTTCCCGCCACAGTCATCGCCGACTTCAG cgTCATAGCATTAAAATCCATATCTgggatgaaaaaaattgagctGCTTCGGTCGCTCGGTCGTCTATACTTAAACGATTACTACACCATTCCGAGATACAAGCGGATCAACATATTACAGCAAGGAATCGCTGCCATG GTTAAAGATGGCAATGGTCGGAAATTGAACGAAGAAGACATGGCAATAATTGGAAACGCCGTCGTTGATATGGAAGAAGCGAGGATCAATAACATGACAACTGGAGCATTCGAGATTGCTCTTCCAATACTTCAA GGAAATGTCAAGATCTTCGGTGGGCTGTCAGTACGTCCCTGTACAACATCAGATCAAAGATCGGCAATACGAAAATCTCTTAAAACGTTTTACGG TTACCCAAATGCCTGGAATCTGGGCACAGTTGCGGTGGCCTGCTGTTCTCTAAATACGTTGTCATGGAGAGAATTAGAGTCAATTCGCGACGACTTGTTCCTTGAAGGATGCCGAAGCTGCAATGCTGATGCTCCACCACCTTTTCATCTTCAAATTCTTAGACAGAATCTCCAA GCGGCCTGCCAATTTGAGCTTAGCTCCATGGAGCTTGAAAATGATGTAAGGCAAGGTAATGAGCTTGTTGCAAAGAAAAGGGCAATAGCTGCATTCAATACGTTTGCTGGAGATCGAGTGCAAGTATTTGGAATTCAGAACCAGCAACTTTTTG TAGGAAATGAGAGAAGAAGGCTTAGTTGCGAAGCGGTCGTGCCTTCGGGATCGGCTGCAGGATTCACGGTTGATCAACTCATATCTCTCTCAAGCGATGACATCCAAGATTGCTTGTATGAGTTAGGTCACAGTCCGCTAAATTCAGACCAGGGAACTGCATTGTGGAACCGAGTACTACAG GTTTACGAGAATGACGCAAGTCGAATACCGAAAAATCAGTTGACTCGGTTGGGCTGGATTCTACCCAGTGTTGATATGGAATCATTAGACAAGTTCCGGATGAACGACTCCGATGTTTTAGCTGCATTAGGAGCAgcagatttcaaaatttccatgGAAAAG atGAAAGTATTATCTAATCGAGCTGTGTTGGAATGGGAGAAAGATCCTGAAACTTACACAGGACAAGATTTGCTTATTCTTGGCCGTCTTTTGTGTGGCGTGAACGCACCCCTAATTGATCGCATTTCCCCCATCGCg TACTTGGAAGCATCCGCGTACCTTGGAATGTTACTCCGTCAGCCCCGGTGCTCCGACGAAGTGCTTTCATCTTTAGCAAACAAAGCCATTGATTTCAGGGTTTTCGGTGCGCCCTCTAACTGGACTGCCGCTATC gTTCGAAATATTGGAGCGGTAATTGGGGGATTGAGTCCTGAACAGTTACGACTGATACCCGCCAACTCTTTACTGGGCTTAACACCAAGCGCCGTGATGAGCATTCCTGACAATAActtcaaagcattcaaaacTCAACAGATACGAAA TTTCCCCTTGGCAGTGGCTCAAACAGTTCTAGTCAGAGAAAGGCAACGCTACGGACTCGTTGATGAGATGCGGGATGCGTTAAATTATGTTATTTATGGTTCCAGCGAAAATATCGAGAACTCTTCTAGACGTAATACAGGAA gTGGTATCATTTTCATTATTGTGATAACTTTTGTCACTGTAAGAcgcttttaa
- the LOC124313970 gene encoding uncharacterized protein LOC124313970 isoform X1 has translation MYNPSRTRCTLLFCLFTVELLLPSCTQQSAIGHTRADDAMKTDGLTMVFTEVISSGSKGSTYESVRNQAKREKRSQFGEIMSQKNFSEFWNSNDTASISRWLEILGMLPKTVRLAFLTVILPDEISVPDLLQLNSNTIAMLKNEFSRLLTDKQVSDIILSLLHKKDYRQAAQVIESLNFRINDGNPDLFLSLWNDQRFGFDGKRCNKDVQSFLRQGLRLLPSPDNWNNTLVKKYGFSLISALPPDILIRIRDRCAARTVLDWWLPQDYSEFGCDFPPDSSDSVISVQRVQLKLMMEVLGENISQWSTANISFYFSLFRRMSPRLLAMMNEQILNNSLSFLSQIRNWNNGQGYALVESLFTNSFRQRINGDRLSNITDRLMYLGPYLLPEFLVNNKNESAPALLLSVWASKIESLVHRGMSLPRMTASALLQYRLSGIAEKDVNNTFEELPLQFDATYLKVAPWKFWKMNLAPSHSTNKDIFQMLDADPLADSLSSGQINRLSQIAARVFRNSDGSWSMANTPAIYWGGANLSDYMSLSAKEILPLINKLTSVVANNLNGAQLGVIYTKLRDDQADLSSATNSAQIIKSMIPVPYLKSRYTLNQLQDLAADMPIDSIVRLTYAATKLDGTYNISIADLVRQPLLVPHLSPEHLNSIPVVDTADLMKAVSLSAQGPPVQMIMILQTRLRSYTRHKRHDVANTDVSLLENVWLSDYDIFPATVIADFSVIALKSISGMKKIELLRSLGRLYLNDYYTIPRYKRINILQQGIAAMVKDGNGRKLNEEDMAIIGNAVVDMEEARINNMTTGAFEIALPILQGNVKIFGGLSVRPCTTSDQRSAIRKSLKTFYGYPNAWNLGTVAVACCSLNTLSWRELESIRDDLFLEGCRSCNADAPPPFHLQILRQNLQAACQFELSSMELENDVRQGNELVAKKRAIAAFNTFAGDRVQVFGIQNQQLFVGNERRRLSCEAVVPSGSAAGFTVDQLISLSSDDIQDCLYELGHSPLNSDQGTALWNRVLQVYENDASRIPKNQLTRLGWILPSVDMESLDKFRMNDSDVLAALGAADFKISMEKMKVLSNRAVLEWEKDPETYTGQDLLILGRLLCGVNAPLIDRISPIAYLEASAYLGMLLRQPRCSDEVLSSLANKAIDFRVFGAPSNWTAAIVRNIGAVIGGLSPEQLRLIPANSLLGLTPSAVMSIPDNNFKAFKTQQIRNFPLAVAQTVLVRERQRYGLVDEMRDALNYVIYGSSENIENSSRRNTGSGIIFIIVITFVTVRRF, from the exons ATGTACAACCCATCAAGGACTCGATGTACACTGCTGTTTTGTTTATTCACCG TAGAGTTGCTGTTGCCAAGCTGCACACAACAATCAGCCATTGGACACACTAGAGCAGATGACGCAATGAAAACTGATGGTTTGACTATGGTTTTTACTGAGGTCATTTCCTCGGGTTCAAAAGGATCGACGTATGAGTCTGTACGTAACCAGGCCAAACGCGAAAAGCGAAGCCAATTTGGCGAAATTATGTCACAGAAAAATTTCTCAGAATTTTGGAATTCGAATGATACAG CTTCTATTTCAAG GTGGCTGGAGATTCTCGGAATGCTTCCCAAAACTGTACGCCTGGCATTCCTTACTGTGATTCTGCCCGATGAAATATCCGTTCCGGATTTGCTTCAGCTCAACTCAAACACCATAGCTATGCTGAAG AATGAGTTCAGTCGGTTGCTGACGGATAAACAAGTTTCTGACATCATTCTTAGCCTCTTACACAAGAAAGATTACCGTCAAGCGGCTCAAGTTATTGAAAGCTTAAACTTTCGCATTAATGACGGAAATCCTGATTTATTCTTGAGCTTGTGGAACGATCAGCGATTTGGCTTTGACGGCAAA CGCTGCAATAAAGATGTCCAGTCATTTCTCCGGCAGGGACTCAG GTTGTTACCATCGCCAGACAACTGGAATAATACGCTGGTGAAAAAATACGGGTTTAGTTTGATTTCTGCGTTACCGCCAGACATTCTGATCAGAATCCGCGATCGATGTGCTGCAAGAACGGT ATTGGATTGGTGGTTACCGCAAGACTATTCCGAGTTTGGCTGCGACTTTCCCCCAGACTCATCCGATTCGGTCATCAGTGTGCAG CGGgttcaattgaaattaatgATGGAAGTACTCGGGGAAAATATAAGCCAGTGGTCGACGGCCAATAtcagtttttacttttctttattccgCCGGATGAGTCCTCGTTTGCTAGCGATGATGAACGAACAAATTCTAAACAATtcactttcatttctttctcag atAAGAAACTGGAACAACGGACAAGGCTATGCTCTGGTTGAGAGTTTGTTTACCAACAGTTTCCGGCAGCGCATCAACGGTGATCGATTATCAAATATCACGGATCG GTTGATGTATTTGGGTCCGTACCTCCTACCCGAATTTTTGGTAAATAATAAGAACGAATCAGCTCCCGCGTTGTTACTCTCAGTTTGGGCAAGCAAAATTGAAAGTTTGGTCCATCGGGGGATGTCACTTCCCAGAATGACTGCTTCAGCGCTCCTTCAGTATCGTTTGTCCGGCATAGCAGAAAAGGACGTAAACAACACTTTCGAAGAACTGCCTCTACAATTTGACGCCACCTACCTGAAAGTTGCCCCAtggaaattttggaaaatgaatcTCGCTCCTTCTCATTCCACAAACAAGGACATTTTCCAGATGTTAGACGCCGATCCCTTGGCGGACAGTCTCTCTAGTGGCCAA atCAACCGATTGAGCCAAATTGCTGCTCGGGTATTCAGGAATAGCGACGGCAGCTGGAGCATGGCCAACACTCCTGCAATATATTGGGGTGGTGCTAATCTTTCTGATTACATGTCACTATCAGCCAAGGAGATCCTacctttaataaataaattgacgTCGGTAGTAGCTAATAACTTGAATGGTGCCCAGTTGGGGGTTATCTACACAAAG TTGAGAGACGACCAAGCCGATCTCTCGTCCGCAACAAATTCTGCCCAGATTATTAAATCAATGATTCCCGTTCCGTACTTGAAAAGTCGCTACACTTTGAATCAATTACAAGATCTCGCGGCAGACATGCCAATAGATTCCATCGTC AGGCTTACATACGCAGCAACTAAACTAGATGGGACATATAACATTTCCATTGCGGATTTAGTTCGCCAACCTCTTCTTGTTCCACATCTCAGTCCTGAACATCTCAACTCCATTCCAGTAGTGGACACTGCAGATTTAATGAAAGCTGTGAGTTTGAGTGCCCAGGGACCGCCGGTACAGATG ATCATGATTTTACAGACACGTCTGAGAAGTTATACCAG gcACAAGCGACACGATGTCGCAAACACCGATGTTAGTCTTCTAGAAAACGTTTGGTTATCAGATTACGACATTTTTCCCGCCACAGTCATCGCCGACTTCAG cgTCATAGCATTAAAATCCATATCTgggatgaaaaaaattgagctGCTTCGGTCGCTCGGTCGTCTATACTTAAACGATTACTACACCATTCCGAGATACAAGCGGATCAACATATTACAGCAAGGAATCGCTGCCATG GTTAAAGATGGCAATGGTCGGAAATTGAACGAAGAAGACATGGCAATAATTGGAAACGCCGTCGTTGATATGGAAGAAGCGAGGATCAATAACATGACAACTGGAGCATTCGAGATTGCTCTTCCAATACTTCAA GGAAATGTCAAGATCTTCGGTGGGCTGTCAGTACGTCCCTGTACAACATCAGATCAAAGATCGGCAATACGAAAATCTCTTAAAACGTTTTACGG TTACCCAAATGCCTGGAATCTGGGCACAGTTGCGGTGGCCTGCTGTTCTCTAAATACGTTGTCATGGAGAGAATTAGAGTCAATTCGCGACGACTTGTTCCTTGAAGGATGCCGAAGCTGCAATGCTGATGCTCCACCACCTTTTCATCTTCAAATTCTTAGACAGAATCTCCAA GCGGCCTGCCAATTTGAGCTTAGCTCCATGGAGCTTGAAAATGATGTAAGGCAAGGTAATGAGCTTGTTGCAAAGAAAAGGGCAATAGCTGCATTCAATACGTTTGCTGGAGATCGAGTGCAAGTATTTGGAATTCAGAACCAGCAACTTTTTG TAGGAAATGAGAGAAGAAGGCTTAGTTGCGAAGCGGTCGTGCCTTCGGGATCGGCTGCAGGATTCACGGTTGATCAACTCATATCTCTCTCAAGCGATGACATCCAAGATTGCTTGTATGAGTTAGGTCACAGTCCGCTAAATTCAGACCAGGGAACTGCATTGTGGAACCGAGTACTACAG GTTTACGAGAATGACGCAAGTCGAATACCGAAAAATCAGTTGACTCGGTTGGGCTGGATTCTACCCAGTGTTGATATGGAATCATTAGACAAGTTCCGGATGAACGACTCCGATGTTTTAGCTGCATTAGGAGCAgcagatttcaaaatttccatgGAAAAG atGAAAGTATTATCTAATCGAGCTGTGTTGGAATGGGAGAAAGATCCTGAAACTTACACAGGACAAGATTTGCTTATTCTTGGCCGTCTTTTGTGTGGCGTGAACGCACCCCTAATTGATCGCATTTCCCCCATCGCg TACTTGGAAGCATCCGCGTACCTTGGAATGTTACTCCGTCAGCCCCGGTGCTCCGACGAAGTGCTTTCATCTTTAGCAAACAAAGCCATTGATTTCAGGGTTTTCGGTGCGCCCTCTAACTGGACTGCCGCTATC gTTCGAAATATTGGAGCGGTAATTGGGGGATTGAGTCCTGAACAGTTACGACTGATACCCGCCAACTCTTTACTGGGCTTAACACCAAGCGCCGTGATGAGCATTCCTGACAATAActtcaaagcattcaaaacTCAACAGATACGAAA TTTCCCCTTGGCAGTGGCTCAAACAGTTCTAGTCAGAGAAAGGCAACGCTACGGACTCGTTGATGAGATGCGGGATGCGTTAAATTATGTTATTTATGGTTCCAGCGAAAATATCGAGAACTCTTCTAGACGTAATACAGGAA gTGGTATCATTTTCATTATTGTGATAACTTTTGTCACTGTAAGAcgcttttaa